A segment of the Deltaproteobacteria bacterium genome:
GATCATCGGTCAATCTCCGGGATGACGAGGTCCAGGCTGCCCAGGATGGACACGGCGTCCGCCAAAAGCGTGCCTTGGCTCAGTTCGGCGAACAGGCTCAGGTTGGAAAAGCTCGGGGCGCGGAGTTTGATCCGGTACGGGTTGTTACCGCCGTCGCTTTGCAGGTAGCAGCCGATCTTGCCCCGGGCTCCTTCCACGGCGAAATAGACTTCACCGGCCGGAACCTTGGGCTTCTTGGGCATTTTGGCCTGGATTTCGCCCTCGGGCATCTGCATAAGGGCCTGTTCGATGATGTTCAGGCTCTGTTCCAACTCCTGCATGCGCACGAGATAACGCCCCAGGGCGTCGGTGCGGTCGCTGGTCGGGACGA
Coding sequences within it:
- a CDS encoding NADH-quinone oxidoreductase subunit D (Catalyzes the transfer of electrons from NADH to quinone) → TFGGVVADMDDALKARTQAFIKRLRDRLPMYKALVTDNFILLGRVEDIGHISKDMAVRYGATGPVLRGSGVAHDVRRAEPYSVYPELDFIVPTSDRTDALGRYLVRMQELEQSLNIIEQALMQMPEGEIQAKMPKKPKVPAGEVYFAVEGARGKIGCYLQSDGGNNPYRIKLRAPSFSNLSLFAELSQGTLLADAVSILGSLDLVIPEIDR